One part of the Filimonas effusa genome encodes these proteins:
- a CDS encoding SprT-like domain-containing protein, which translates to MAATEHPMHALADFLPEGSFDQVLHYIHRYKVHLTVTRARKTVLGDYRHATHGKNHRISINGNLNKYEFLITLLHELAHLLTFEQFSNRVDPHGKEWKHIYGTLLADFVRLKLFPPDIEAALRTSIMNPAATANGEIDLLLVLRRYNPNQKNGFQPLESLPTGTIFQTENGRIFQKGEKRRKRYMCLEIKTGHLYTFSPISEVKALESGK; encoded by the coding sequence ATGGCAGCCACTGAGCATCCAATGCACGCATTGGCAGATTTTCTGCCGGAAGGAAGTTTCGATCAGGTCCTCCATTATATCCATCGGTATAAGGTGCACTTAACCGTTACCCGGGCCCGCAAAACAGTGCTGGGCGATTACCGCCATGCCACCCATGGCAAAAATCACCGCATCAGCATCAATGGTAACCTCAACAAATATGAGTTCCTTATCACCTTGTTGCATGAACTCGCTCATCTCCTGACCTTCGAGCAGTTCAGCAACAGGGTCGACCCGCATGGAAAAGAATGGAAACATATCTATGGTACCCTGCTGGCCGATTTCGTTCGCCTGAAATTATTCCCTCCCGACATCGAAGCCGCCCTGCGTACTTCTATCATGAACCCCGCCGCTACAGCTAACGGCGAAATAGACCTGTTACTCGTACTTCGCCGCTATAATCCCAATCAGAAGAACGGTTTCCAGCCACTCGAAAGCCTCCCCACCGGCACCATTTTCCAGACCGAGAACGGACGTATCTTTCAGAAAGGAGAAAAGCGCCGCAAAAGATACATGTGCCTCGAGATAAAAACAGGCCACCTCTACACATTCAGCCCCATCAGCGAAGTAAAAGCCCTCGAATCAGGCAAATAA
- the sucC gene encoding ADP-forming succinate--CoA ligase subunit beta: protein MNLHEYQAKELLRKYNVPVQEGIAVDTVMAAEEAYRQIKTQTNNNFAVIKAQIHAGGRGKGKIAGTEQNGVKVAKSLEDVTTIAKTILGGTLVTVQTGPAGKKVSKVLVAQDVYYPGPNPVKEFYLSILLDRSKGQNVIMYSTEGGMDIEEVAHKTPEKIFKEWVHPSGPLQGFQARKIAFNLGLSGEAMKNCVKFVTNLYNAYIGIDCAMLEINPLFKTADEKIIAVDCKMSVDENALMRHNDVAALRDVTEEDPTEVEAGQYNLNYVKLDGNVGCMVNGAGLAMATMDMIKLSGGDPANFLDVGGTANAQTVEAGFRIIMKDPNVKAILINIFGGIVRCDRVAAGVIEAYNKLGNINIPIIVRLQGTNAAEAKKLIDESGLKVLSAIQLSEAAELVKKAIA, encoded by the coding sequence ATGAACTTGCATGAATACCAGGCAAAGGAATTATTAAGGAAATACAATGTTCCCGTACAGGAAGGCATTGCAGTCGATACCGTTATGGCCGCTGAAGAAGCGTATCGCCAGATCAAGACGCAAACCAACAACAATTTTGCCGTTATCAAGGCTCAGATCCACGCAGGTGGTAGGGGTAAGGGCAAAATAGCCGGTACAGAACAGAACGGAGTGAAAGTAGCCAAGAGTTTAGAAGATGTTACTACTATTGCCAAGACAATCCTTGGTGGTACGCTTGTCACGGTTCAGACAGGACCCGCAGGCAAGAAAGTAAGCAAAGTGCTTGTAGCACAAGATGTTTACTACCCGGGTCCCAACCCAGTAAAAGAATTCTATCTGTCCATTCTTTTAGATCGCTCCAAAGGCCAGAATGTTATCATGTATAGCACTGAAGGTGGTATGGACATTGAAGAAGTGGCACACAAAACTCCTGAAAAAATCTTTAAAGAATGGGTTCATCCTTCCGGCCCGCTTCAAGGATTCCAGGCCCGTAAAATTGCCTTCAACTTAGGTCTTAGCGGCGAAGCAATGAAGAACTGTGTAAAATTTGTAACCAACCTTTACAATGCTTACATCGGTATTGATTGTGCTATGCTGGAAATCAACCCATTATTCAAGACTGCCGATGAAAAAATCATTGCAGTAGACTGTAAAATGAGTGTTGATGAAAACGCGCTGATGCGTCATAACGACGTAGCTGCCTTACGCGACGTTACTGAAGAAGATCCTACTGAAGTAGAAGCTGGTCAGTACAACCTGAACTATGTTAAACTTGACGGTAACGTAGGTTGCATGGTGAACGGTGCTGGTTTGGCTATGGCTACTATGGATATGATCAAATTAAGCGGTGGTGATCCTGCCAACTTCCTGGACGTAGGTGGTACCGCTAATGCGCAAACTGTGGAAGCAGGTTTCCGTATTATCATGAAAGATCCGAATGTAAAAGCTATTCTGATCAACATCTTTGGTGGTATTGTACGTTGCGACCGCGTTGCTGCAGGTGTTATCGAAGCTTACAACAAACTGGGCAACATCAACATTCCTATCATCGTTCGTTTACAGGGTACCAACGCCGCTGAAGCTAAAAAGCTGATCGACGAAAGTGGTCTGAAAGTGCTCTCTGCTATTCAGCTGAGCGAAGCTGCTGAATTAGTTAAGAAAGCAATTGCTTAA
- a CDS encoding purine-nucleoside phosphorylase, whose amino-acid sequence MATQLMQQLSETVNYIQTQYAAKPVVGIVLGSGLGNLTAEMTVEKEIPYDKIPHFPVSTVKGHSGKLIFGEISGKKVLVMAGRFHFYEGYTPLQVTFPVRVMKALGVETLLLSNAAGSVNPGFKVGDLMLINDHISFFVPNPLLGKNEDELGTRFPDMSEPYSKTLIAKAKEIGQQLNYDLKEGVYTGVTGPTFETRAEYKLILAIGGDAVGMSTVQENIVAIHAGMQVFAVSVITDLGIRDDENVITHEEVLAAAKEAEPKLTRLFKELIAAI is encoded by the coding sequence ATGGCAACACAACTTATGCAGCAATTATCCGAAACAGTAAACTACATCCAAACCCAATATGCTGCGAAGCCTGTTGTTGGTATTGTCCTCGGTAGTGGCCTCGGCAACCTTACAGCCGAAATGACTGTTGAAAAGGAAATTCCTTACGACAAGATACCGCATTTTCCGGTAAGTACCGTAAAAGGTCATAGCGGTAAACTCATCTTCGGCGAAATAAGCGGTAAAAAGGTCTTGGTGATGGCAGGCCGTTTTCACTTTTACGAAGGATATACTCCTTTACAGGTAACTTTCCCTGTAAGGGTAATGAAAGCGCTTGGCGTAGAAACGCTGCTGCTCTCTAACGCCGCAGGCTCCGTGAATCCGGGTTTCAAAGTGGGCGATCTCATGCTCATCAACGACCATATCAGCTTTTTCGTTCCCAACCCGCTCCTCGGCAAAAACGAAGACGAACTCGGAACACGCTTCCCCGATATGAGCGAACCCTATAGTAAAACGCTGATAGCGAAGGCTAAAGAAATAGGACAACAACTTAATTACGACCTTAAGGAAGGCGTTTATACAGGCGTTACCGGCCCTACCTTCGAAACAAGAGCCGAATACAAACTCATCCTCGCCATCGGCGGCGATGCCGTAGGTATGAGCACCGTACAGGAAAATATCGTCGCAATACACGCCGGAATGCAGGTCTTCGCAGTCAGCGTCATCACCGACCTGGGCATCAGGGACGACGAAAACGTCATCACCCACGAAGAAGTGCTGGCTGCCGCCAAAGAAGCAGAACCCAAATTAACCCGCCTCTTTAAAGAACTTATTGCAGCCATCTAA
- a CDS encoding putative porin: MSYRSLFSFLCCLIITVVMGQTVNAQVLNPTNMGTVGRDTANFTYDSQGRPMRKNKGADSLQHRDPLEDSITISFRFFDSTRVRKLDSSLNDFTTRLPLPYYYQDIGNFGAASRSLIFKPLMKPGFDAGFHAFDIYQLKVEDTRFYQTTRPYTELGYLLGSKSEQFINVTHTQNRGPNLNFAFDIRLITSQGNFKNQGTNHSSSRFNLWRQSKNKRYTSYLIYISNSIEAAENGGLQHDSSIDTLAKQTISDPILLDVRLGNSGTTRRSSGMFGGGGERFIAYSAYSNKTILYRHMYDLGQKDSLVTDSSIVRLFYPRIRLQHTLTYNTSAYTYRDSRPEPANYLNYFNMLVTSDVIQYKDTWKDLTNEFAVISFPEKNNLNQFLKLGAGYQMLKGEFLYYNGDTTFGDNFNNVYLTGEYRNRTRNQRWDLEANGKLYATGPYSGDYSALISLKGVLKQNKGALQIGFQNVNRSPSFVYENRSAFPSLAASGFGKENITRLFANIDIAALQLKLYGNYYLVTNYTYFDSFLTAKQQSALFNVLHIGAEKRFKLSRFWNWYSEVHLQQKTGSAPVNMPLILTRNRLVFEGNFYKNLFVATGLELRYYLKYKADNYSPFTGQFFYQDQQTISNRPDMNLFLHFRIKSFKGFVRLENVNTLNTDGFSFSKYNFAAPNYATRPLWTHIGIWWSFVN; this comes from the coding sequence ATGTCATATCGCAGTCTGTTCAGTTTTCTCTGTTGTTTGATTATCACAGTGGTAATGGGACAGACTGTGAATGCGCAGGTGTTGAATCCCACCAACATGGGAACAGTAGGCAGGGATACCGCTAATTTCACGTACGACAGCCAGGGACGGCCAATGCGGAAAAACAAAGGCGCCGACTCCCTCCAGCACCGCGACCCCCTGGAAGATTCTATTACCATCTCTTTCCGCTTTTTCGATTCCACCAGGGTCCGCAAACTCGACTCGTCGCTGAACGACTTTACTACACGCCTTCCATTACCTTATTATTACCAGGACATCGGCAACTTCGGCGCAGCTTCACGCTCGCTTATCTTTAAGCCGCTGATGAAACCAGGCTTCGACGCAGGCTTTCATGCCTTCGATATCTATCAGCTTAAAGTAGAAGATACCCGCTTTTACCAGACAACCCGGCCCTATACCGAGCTCGGTTATCTGCTCGGAAGCAAAAGCGAACAGTTCATTAACGTTACCCATACGCAGAACAGGGGACCTAATCTCAACTTCGCTTTCGATATCCGCCTCATCACCAGTCAGGGAAACTTTAAAAACCAGGGAACCAACCACAGCAGTTCACGGTTTAATTTATGGCGCCAGAGTAAAAACAAACGCTACACTTCCTACCTGATATACATATCCAATAGCATTGAAGCTGCTGAGAACGGAGGTTTACAACACGATAGCTCTATCGACACACTGGCAAAACAAACGATTTCCGACCCTATCCTTCTCGACGTACGCCTCGGTAACTCGGGTACCACACGGCGTTCCAGCGGCATGTTCGGTGGCGGCGGTGAAAGGTTTATCGCTTATTCAGCCTATTCCAATAAAACCATCTTGTACCGCCATATGTACGACCTGGGCCAGAAAGACTCACTCGTCACAGACTCTTCCATCGTAAGACTGTTTTACCCGCGCATAAGGTTGCAGCATACGCTTACCTATAATACCTCCGCTTATACCTACCGCGATAGCCGCCCCGAACCAGCCAACTACCTCAATTACTTCAATATGCTGGTGACTTCCGACGTTATCCAGTATAAGGATACCTGGAAAGATCTTACCAACGAGTTCGCAGTGATATCGTTCCCCGAAAAAAACAACCTTAACCAGTTCCTGAAACTGGGCGCCGGCTACCAGATGCTCAAAGGCGAATTCCTGTATTATAACGGCGATACTACTTTCGGCGATAACTTCAATAACGTATACCTTACAGGCGAATACCGCAACCGTACCCGTAACCAGCGCTGGGACCTGGAAGCCAATGGTAAGTTATATGCAACCGGCCCCTATAGCGGCGACTATTCCGCCCTCATCAGCCTGAAAGGTGTATTGAAACAAAATAAAGGTGCATTACAAATAGGCTTCCAGAACGTGAACCGGAGCCCTTCTTTTGTTTATGAAAACCGTTCTGCCTTCCCATCTCTTGCCGCCAGCGGGTTCGGAAAAGAGAACATCACACGCCTGTTTGCAAATATCGATATCGCCGCCCTGCAGTTGAAATTATATGGTAACTACTACCTCGTTACAAACTATACTTATTTCGACAGCTTCCTTACCGCGAAACAACAATCGGCGCTGTTCAACGTGCTGCATATAGGCGCCGAAAAAAGGTTTAAACTATCCCGTTTCTGGAACTGGTATTCCGAAGTGCATTTGCAGCAGAAAACGGGTAGCGCTCCCGTAAATATGCCCCTCATCCTTACACGGAACAGGCTGGTATTTGAAGGCAACTTCTACAAAAATCTCTTCGTAGCTACAGGGCTTGAATTAAGATACTACTTAAAATACAAAGCCGATAATTACTCGCCTTTTACAGGACAGTTCTTTTATCAGGACCAGCAAACGATTTCCAATAGGCCTGATATGAACCTGTTTCTGCATTTCCGCATAAAAAGCTTTAAAGGCTTTGTTCGCCTCGAAAACGTGAATACGTTGAATACAGACGGTTTTTCATTCTCCAAATACAACTTTGCTGCGCCTAATTATGCAACCCGCCCTCTATGGACGCATATCGGCATTTGGTGGAGTTTCGTTAATTAG
- a CDS encoding TlpA family protein disulfide reductase, with product MKWKLFVSVLLAVNITVSAWAQPPVGSKAPEIELPGANGTTVKLSSLKGKVVLIDFWASWCGPCRQSMPALKNVYKKYKAKGLEIYGISLDQNKAAWSKALREDGTPWLHVIDTEGGTARKWGIQYIPTSFLLDKDGKLIAINAEAAQLKAYLDKLLG from the coding sequence ATGAAGTGGAAATTATTCGTCAGCGTTTTACTGGCAGTAAATATTACCGTTAGTGCATGGGCCCAGCCACCCGTAGGCAGCAAAGCGCCGGAAATTGAGTTGCCCGGTGCCAACGGTACCACGGTGAAATTATCCTCTTTAAAGGGAAAAGTGGTCCTCATCGATTTCTGGGCCAGTTGGTGCGGCCCTTGCAGGCAAAGTATGCCCGCCCTGAAAAACGTTTATAAAAAATATAAAGCAAAAGGACTCGAGATCTACGGCATATCGCTCGACCAGAATAAAGCAGCCTGGAGTAAAGCTTTACGCGAAGACGGCACTCCCTGGCTGCACGTGATAGATACCGAAGGCGGCACAGCCCGTAAATGGGGTATCCAGTATATTCCCACATCCTTCCTGCTCGATAAAGACGGAAAGCTCATCGCCATCAATGCCGAAGCAGCACAACTAAAAGCTTATCTCGATAAGCTCCTTGGTTAA
- a CDS encoding porin family protein produces MKKTIFSMLALLLFTAGSYAQGFHLGAKAGANLGKIDGTSFKDGYELGFQLGGFAEIDLSKTFGIQPELLFNQTNTKVTNQISSPFQDGEKINLNYLSIPILLRINAGQLLTFHAGPQYSILLNNHKTTLQNAGDAFKSGDFALALGAQVNLNALRIYGRYNIGLTDIGDVTSQSKWKSQQLQFGLGFRIL; encoded by the coding sequence ATGAAGAAGACAATCTTTTCTATGCTTGCCCTCCTGCTTTTTACAGCCGGGAGTTATGCGCAGGGTTTCCATTTAGGCGCCAAAGCCGGCGCCAACCTCGGTAAAATAGATGGTACCAGCTTTAAAGATGGCTATGAACTGGGCTTCCAGCTGGGAGGCTTTGCTGAAATCGATCTTAGCAAAACTTTTGGTATCCAGCCCGAGCTGCTGTTTAACCAAACCAATACCAAAGTCACCAACCAGATCAGCTCCCCCTTCCAGGATGGCGAAAAAATTAACCTGAATTACCTGAGCATCCCTATCTTGCTGAGGATCAATGCAGGCCAGCTTTTAACCTTCCACGCAGGCCCACAGTACAGCATCTTGCTCAACAATCACAAAACCACCCTGCAAAATGCCGGCGATGCCTTTAAATCAGGCGATTTTGCACTGGCGCTCGGCGCACAGGTGAACCTCAACGCACTTCGTATCTACGGCCGTTATAACATCGGTCTTACCGATATCGGTGACGTTACCAGCCAAAGCAAATGGAAAAGCCAGCAACTTCAGTTTGGCTTAGGCTTCCGTATATTATAA